The Streptomyces laurentii genome contains a region encoding:
- a CDS encoding hypothetical protein (Plasmid stabilisation system protein; cl11422;~identified by MetaGeneAnnotator; putative;~predicted protein [Streptomyces sp. C]), with the protein MSEYRTVFRLEAQAELRKFPRDMALRILAKLTELESDPLGFNTTALVSQPERRRLRVGDYRVVYTIDNGELVVWVVHVGHRSTVYDT; encoded by the coding sequence GTGAGTGAGTACCGAACCGTCTTCCGCCTCGAGGCGCAGGCCGAGCTCCGGAAGTTCCCTCGCGACATGGCACTACGCATCCTCGCCAAGCTGACCGAGCTGGAGAGCGACCCCCTCGGCTTCAACACGACCGCGCTCGTGTCGCAGCCGGAACGCCGTCGACTGCGAGTCGGCGACTACCGAGTCGTCTACACGATCGACAACGGGGAGCTCGTGGTCTGGGTGGTACACGTCGGGCATCGCTCCACCGTTTACGACACGTGA
- a CDS encoding transposase, ISlxx5 (Integrase core domain; pfam00665;~Transposase and inactivated derivatives, IS30 family [DNA replication,recombination, and repair]; COG2826;~identified by MetaGeneAnnotator; putative;~identified by sequence similarity;~transposase, ISlxx5 [Leifsonia xyli subsp. xyli str. CTCB07]), translating to MDFEIRENRQPQGRKKLSREREAYSRLMRQGVSNREACRIVGIDRRTGRKWRNGRHAQGNRKALPPISMVAVPSGPSRYLSEDDRIHIADRLREKATVRAIAAELGRSPSTVSREIRRNRHQASGAYRPHAAQVRADARRPRPKPRKILKNPELREAVQAMLDEKWSPEQICHALRVQFPDRPEMHVVHETVYQALYVQGRGQLRRELAAALRSGRARRRPQRQANCRQPRFTTPMVMISERPAEIEDRAVPGHWEGDLIIGKDGKSAIGTLVERATRYVMLLHLPGDHGAEAVLAALTATARTLPGHLKRSLTWDQGSEMARHGEFTLATDIPVYFCDPASPWQRGSNENTNGLLRQYFPKGTDLSVHDPEHLAAVADQLNRRPRKTLGWETPAERLHKLIAA from the coding sequence ATGGACTTCGAGATCCGTGAGAACCGGCAGCCGCAGGGGCGTAAGAAGTTGTCGCGTGAGCGGGAGGCATACTCCCGACTCATGCGGCAGGGCGTGAGCAACCGGGAAGCGTGCCGGATCGTCGGAATCGACCGGCGGACCGGCCGGAAGTGGCGCAACGGACGTCACGCGCAGGGAAACCGGAAGGCACTGCCACCGATCAGCATGGTGGCAGTGCCTTCCGGTCCGTCCCGGTATCTGTCCGAGGACGATCGGATCCATATCGCGGACCGCTTGCGGGAGAAGGCGACGGTGAGGGCGATCGCGGCCGAGCTGGGCCGCAGTCCGTCCACGGTCAGCCGTGAGATCCGCCGCAACCGCCACCAGGCGAGCGGTGCCTACCGCCCGCACGCGGCCCAGGTCCGGGCGGACGCCCGCCGGCCCCGCCCCAAGCCCCGCAAGATCCTTAAGAACCCGGAGCTGCGCGAGGCCGTCCAGGCGATGCTGGACGAGAAGTGGAGCCCCGAGCAGATCTGTCACGCTCTGCGGGTCCAGTTTCCCGACCGTCCGGAGATGCACGTGGTCCACGAGACCGTCTACCAGGCGCTCTACGTCCAGGGCAGAGGCCAGCTGCGGCGCGAGCTCGCCGCCGCCCTGCGCTCCGGGCGGGCCCGTCGCAGGCCCCAGCGGCAGGCCAACTGCCGCCAGCCCCGCTTCACCACACCGATGGTCATGATCAGCGAACGCCCCGCCGAGATCGAGGACCGGGCCGTGCCCGGTCACTGGGAGGGCGATCTGATCATCGGCAAGGACGGCAAGTCCGCGATCGGCACCCTGGTCGAGCGCGCGACCCGCTACGTCATGCTGCTGCACCTGCCCGGCGATCACGGCGCCGAAGCCGTCCTCGCCGCTCTGACGGCGACCGCCCGGACGCTGCCCGGCCATCTGAAGCGGTCTTTGACCTGGGACCAGGGATCGGAGATGGCCCGGCACGGCGAGTTCACCCTCGCCACCGACATCCCGGTCTACTTCTGCGACCCGGCCAGTCCCTGGCAGCGCGGCTCGAACGAGAACACCAACGGTCTGCTGCGGCAGTACTTCCCCAAGGGCACCGACCTGTCCGTCCACGACCCCGAACACCTGGCCGCCGTCGCCGACCAGCTCAACCGCCGCCCACGCAAAACGCTCGGCTGGGAAACCCCAGCCGAGCGCCTGCATAAACTCATCGCGGCCTAA
- a CDS encoding hypothetical protein (Antitoxin Phd_YefM, type II toxin-antitoxin system;cl09153;~identified by MetaGeneAnnotator; putative;~predicted protein [Streptomyces sp. C]), translated as MTQPLPIESIRDVRAHLAEVVERADRDDVPTVITRRGKEVAAVVSIEVLRKYQEWEEREINRIIDERMANPAPGIPIEDIMRETLARGE; from the coding sequence ATGACGCAGCCACTGCCCATAGAGTCCATTCGCGATGTGCGCGCACACCTGGCCGAGGTGGTTGAGCGAGCCGATCGGGACGACGTGCCCACAGTGATCACACGCCGGGGCAAGGAAGTGGCCGCGGTCGTCTCCATCGAGGTTCTGCGCAAGTACCAGGAGTGGGAAGAGCGCGAGATCAACCGGATCATCGACGAGCGCATGGCCAATCCGGCACCTGGCATCCCGATCGAGGACATCATGAGGGAGACGCTGGCGCGCGGTGAGTGA
- a CDS encoding hypothetical protein (ATP binding site [chemical binding];~ATP-binding site [chemical binding];~DEAD-like helicases superfamily. A diverse family of proteins involved in ATP-dependent RNA or DNA unwinding. This domain contains the ATP-binding region; cd00046;~Helicase superfamily c-terminal domain; associated with DEXDc-, DEAD-, and DEAH-box proteins, yeast initiation factor 4A, Ski2p, and Hepatitis C virus NS3 helicases; this domain is foundin a wide variety of helicases and helicase related proteins; may...; cd00079;~SNF2 family N-terminal domain; pfam00176;~bifunctional protein [Streptomyces davawensis JCM4913];~identified by MetaGeneAnnotator; putative;~nucleotide binding region [chemical binding];~putative Mg++ binding site [ion binding]), with protein sequence MREGRRVWRGERGVVAAGARLYEAAQGAVGDHGRAVEAVRAALKPIHDAAVARELDAIPVARLQDVTEGRLRLGYVEKNGFGTVGRVLDAGPYRLRQIPGVGQRTADQMLAAARRLAEAVHDVVAVHIDVDRPTPDTTALVTALHVLVEAGPDARRAVDRATALAERLGPLLADAKPAAGRLGMLLAGREKRDRALAAVDGLRTLTDEAVDAGLPGLFAQASVDLLRGPSADDGGVAAWVDFELRSAEYYSLLAEISGRLPDAAAAEGFLPEGIAERVRDQRLDDTHRRVSLRGYQAFGARFALAQRKVILGDEMGLGKTIQAIAVLAHLAAQGRSHFLVVCPASVLVNWTREIEARSALRVLVLHGPDRNDAFADWKGRGGVGVTTYEALRGFPAPAGGEVGLIVVDEAHAVKNPQAKRSQAVALWAERCERALFMTGTPMENRVAEFRNLVRMLDTGVADTLGGPGGQGTPVGSVAFRKAVAPVYLRRNQDDVLTELPSLQRTDEWEEPSASDEEAYREAVSAGNFMAMRRAGYLRPEKSAKLERLREIVREAGESGQKTVVFSYFRDVLSMVRDELAADPALGDRVPVFGPLDGGVPAARRQGIVDDFAAVPGPAVLLAQIQAAGVGLNMQAASVVILCEPQIKPTIEHQAVARAHRMGQVRPVRVHRLLTTGGVDERLVAMLEKKDRLFDAYARRSAVAEADPDAVDVSDTELARLIVEEEQARLGVAEATGQGAG encoded by the coding sequence GTGAGAGAGGGGCGGCGCGTGTGGCGTGGGGAGCGGGGGGTTGTCGCCGCCGGGGCGCGGCTGTACGAGGCCGCGCAGGGTGCGGTCGGGGATCACGGGCGGGCCGTCGAGGCGGTACGGGCCGCGCTGAAGCCGATCCACGACGCGGCGGTCGCGCGGGAGCTCGACGCCATTCCCGTCGCCCGGCTGCAGGACGTCACCGAGGGGCGGCTGCGGCTGGGGTACGTCGAGAAGAACGGGTTCGGCACGGTCGGCCGGGTGCTGGACGCAGGGCCCTACCGGCTGCGGCAGATCCCCGGCGTCGGGCAGCGCACCGCCGACCAGATGCTCGCCGCCGCGCGCCGGCTGGCCGAGGCCGTGCACGACGTGGTGGCCGTGCACATCGACGTGGACCGGCCGACGCCGGACACCACCGCGCTCGTCACGGCCCTGCACGTGCTGGTGGAGGCCGGCCCGGACGCCCGGCGCGCGGTGGACCGGGCCACGGCCCTGGCCGAACGGCTCGGCCCGCTGCTCGCCGACGCGAAGCCCGCCGCCGGGCGCCTCGGGATGCTGCTGGCCGGGCGGGAGAAGCGGGACCGCGCCCTGGCGGCGGTCGACGGGCTCCGTACGCTGACCGACGAGGCGGTGGACGCGGGCCTGCCCGGGCTGTTCGCCCAGGCCTCGGTGGATCTGCTGCGCGGGCCCTCGGCCGATGACGGGGGCGTCGCGGCCTGGGTGGACTTCGAGCTGCGCTCCGCCGAGTACTACAGCCTGCTCGCCGAGATCTCCGGGCGGCTGCCGGACGCCGCGGCCGCCGAGGGCTTCCTGCCGGAAGGGATCGCCGAGCGGGTACGGGACCAACGGCTCGACGACACGCACCGGCGGGTCTCGCTGCGCGGCTACCAGGCGTTCGGCGCGCGGTTCGCGCTCGCCCAGCGCAAGGTGATACTCGGCGACGAGATGGGGCTCGGGAAGACCATCCAGGCGATCGCCGTCCTCGCGCACCTCGCCGCCCAAGGACGGAGCCACTTCCTCGTCGTCTGCCCGGCGAGCGTCCTCGTCAACTGGACCCGGGAGATCGAGGCCCGCAGCGCCCTGCGCGTCCTGGTGCTCCATGGCCCTGACCGCAACGACGCGTTCGCCGACTGGAAGGGCCGGGGCGGGGTCGGGGTGACCACGTACGAGGCGCTGCGCGGGTTTCCGGCGCCGGCCGGCGGGGAGGTCGGGCTCATCGTCGTCGACGAGGCGCACGCGGTGAAGAACCCGCAGGCCAAGCGGTCCCAGGCGGTCGCGCTGTGGGCGGAGCGCTGCGAGCGCGCCCTGTTCATGACCGGCACCCCGATGGAGAACCGGGTCGCGGAGTTCCGCAACCTGGTCCGGATGCTCGACACCGGCGTCGCGGACACCCTCGGCGGGCCCGGCGGGCAGGGCACGCCGGTGGGGTCGGTCGCCTTCCGCAAGGCCGTCGCGCCCGTCTATCTCCGGCGCAACCAGGACGACGTGCTCACCGAACTCCCCAGCCTCCAGCGCACCGACGAGTGGGAGGAGCCGAGCGCGTCGGACGAGGAGGCCTACCGCGAGGCCGTGAGCGCCGGCAACTTCATGGCGATGCGCAGGGCCGGCTATCTGCGCCCCGAAAAGTCGGCCAAGCTGGAGCGGCTGCGCGAGATCGTCCGCGAGGCCGGCGAGAGCGGGCAGAAGACGGTGGTCTTCTCGTACTTCCGTGACGTGCTGAGCATGGTGCGGGACGAACTCGCCGCGGACCCCGCCCTCGGAGACCGCGTCCCCGTGTTCGGCCCGCTCGACGGCGGTGTCCCGGCCGCGCGTCGGCAGGGAATCGTGGACGACTTCGCCGCCGTGCCCGGTCCTGCGGTGCTCCTGGCGCAGATCCAGGCGGCCGGCGTCGGACTCAACATGCAGGCCGCCTCCGTCGTCATCCTCTGCGAACCGCAGATCAAGCCGACCATCGAGCACCAGGCGGTGGCCCGGGCCCACCGGATGGGCCAGGTCAGGCCCGTACGCGTGCACCGGCTGCTCACCACCGGGGGCGTGGACGAGCGCCTGGTCGCGATGCTGGAGAAGAAGGACCGCCTCTTCGACGCGTACGCCCGCCGCAGCGCCGTCGC